A region of Capra hircus breed San Clemente chromosome 11, ASM170441v1, whole genome shotgun sequence DNA encodes the following proteins:
- the SLC27A4 gene encoding long-chain fatty acid transport protein 4 isoform X2: protein MRAAFPTLLQPAGRIWTGCPAAGADASGGTVLLRVKAKVRRYLRERRTVPILFAATVQRHPDKTALIFEGTDTHWTFRQLDDYSNSVANFLQAQGLASGDVAALFMENRNEFVGLWLGMAKLGVEAALINTNLRRDALLHCLTSSQARVLVFGSEMAPAVLEIHANLDPSLNLFCSGPWEPSAGPAGTKHLDPLLEDAPKHQPSRPNKGFVDKLFYIYTSGTTGLPKAAIVVHSRYYRMAALVYYGFRMRPDDIVYDCLPLYHSAGNIVGMGQCLIHGMTVVIRKKFSASRFWDDCIKYNCTIVQYIGELCRYLLNQPPREVEGQHRVRMALGNGLRQSIWTEFSSRFHIPQVAEFYGATECNCSLGNFDGQVGACGFNSRILSFVYPIRLVRVNEDTMELIRGPDGLCIPCKPGEPGQLVGIIIQQDPLRRFDGYLNQSANNKKIARDVFKKGDQAYLSGDVLVMDELGYVYFRDRTGDTFRWKGENVSTTEVEGTLSRLLDMADVAVYGVEVPGTEGRAGMAAVASSSSSCDLEHLAQLLQKELPQYAHPIFLRFLPELHKTATFKLQKTGLRKEGFDPTVVKDQLFYLDARKGRYVPLDHEAYTRIQAGQEKL, encoded by the exons ATGCGCGCCGCGTTCCCTACTCTGCTACAGCCGGCGGGCCGCATCTGGACAGGGTGCCCCGCGGCGGGGGCTGACGCCAG tggCGGCACCGTGCTCCTGAGGGTGAAGGCCAAGGTCCGACGGTACCTACGGGAGCGGCGCACAGTGCCCATCCTGTTTGCCGCCACAGTCCAGCGCCACCCAGACAAGACGGCCCTGATCTTTGAGGGCACAGACACGCACTGGACCTTCCGGCAGCTGGACGACTACTCAAACAGTGTGGCCAACTTCCTGCAGGCTCAGGGCCTGGCCTCGGGTGACGTGGCTGCCCTCTTCATGGAGAACCGCAATGAGTTTGTGGGTCTGTGGCTGGGCATGGCCAAGCTGGGCGTGGAGGCAGCGCTCATCAACACCAACCTCCGGCGGGATGCGCTGCTCCACTGCCTGACCTCCTCCCAGGCCCGGGTCCTCGTCTTTGGCAGTGAGATGGCCCCAG CTGTCCTTGAGATCCATGCCAACCTGGACCCCTCGCTCAACCTCTTCTGCTCTGGTCCCTGGGAGCCCAGTGCAGGGCCCGCCGGCACGAAGCACCTGGACCCGCTACTGGAAGATGCCCCCAAGCACCAGCCCAGCCGTCCCAACAAGGGCTTCGTAG ATAAGCTCTTCTACATCTACACGTCAGGCACCACCGGGCTGCCCAAAGCTGCCATCGTGGTGCATAGCAG GTATTACCGGATGGCTGCCCTGGTGTACTATGGCTTCCGCATGCGGCCCGACGACATCGTCTATGACTGCCTCCCCCTCTACCACTCTGCAG GAAACATCGTGGGGATGGGGCAGTGCCTGATCCACGGCATGACCGTGGTGATCCGGAAGAAGTTCTCGGCTTCCCGCTTCTGGGACGACTGTATCAAGTACAACTGCACG ATTGTGCAGTACATCGGCGAGCTGTGCCGCTACCTCCTGAACCAGCCACCCCGGGAGGTGGAGGGTCAGCACCGGGTGCGCATGGCGCTTGGCAACGGCCTCCGCCAGTCCATCTGGACCGAATTCTCTAGCCGCTTCCACATCCCCCAGGTGGCCGAGTTCTATGGGGCCACGGAGTGCAACTGCAGCCTGGGCAACTTCGATGGCCAG GTGGGAGCCTGTGGCTTCAACAGCCGCATCCTGTCCTTCGTGTACCCCATCCGGCTGGTTCGTGTCAACGAGGACACCATGGAGCTGATCCGGGGCCCTGACGGCCTTTGCATTCCCTGCAAGCCAG GTGAGCCGGGCCAGCTGGTGGGCATCATCATCCAGCAAGACCCCTTGCGGCGCTTCGACGGCTACTTGAACCAGAGCGCCAACAACAAGAAGATCGCCCGGGATGTCTTCAAGAAGGGGGACCAGGCCTACCTCAGTG GTGACGTGCTGGTGATGGACGAGCTGGGCTACGTGTATTTCCGCGACCGCACGGGGGACACGTTCCGCTGGAAAGGCGAGAACGTGTCCACCACCGAGGTGGAGGGCACGCTCAGCCGCCTGCTGGACATGGCCGACGTGGCCGTGTATGGCGTCGAGGTgccag ggaccgagggccgGGCTGGCATGGCTGCCGTGGCCAGCTCCTCCAGCAGCTGTGACCTGGAGCACTTAGCCCAGCTCCTGCAGAAGGAGCTGCCGCAGTACGCCCACCCCATCTTCCTGCGCTTTCTGCCCGAGCTGCACAAGACAG CGACCTTCAAGCTACAGAAGACAGGACTACGGAAGGAGGGCTTTGACCCAACAGTTGTGAAAGACCAGCTGTTCTACCTGGATGCCCGGAAGGGCCGCTACGTCCCGCTGGACCACGAGGCCTACACTCGCATCCAGGCGGGCCAGGAGAAGCTGTGA
- the SLC27A4 gene encoding long-chain fatty acid transport protein 4 isoform X1, with translation MLLGASLLGVLLFSRLVLKLPWTQVGFSLFFLYLGSGGWRFIRIFIKTVRRDIFGGTVLLRVKAKVRRYLRERRTVPILFAATVQRHPDKTALIFEGTDTHWTFRQLDDYSNSVANFLQAQGLASGDVAALFMENRNEFVGLWLGMAKLGVEAALINTNLRRDALLHCLTSSQARVLVFGSEMAPAVLEIHANLDPSLNLFCSGPWEPSAGPAGTKHLDPLLEDAPKHQPSRPNKGFVDKLFYIYTSGTTGLPKAAIVVHSRYYRMAALVYYGFRMRPDDIVYDCLPLYHSAGNIVGMGQCLIHGMTVVIRKKFSASRFWDDCIKYNCTIVQYIGELCRYLLNQPPREVEGQHRVRMALGNGLRQSIWTEFSSRFHIPQVAEFYGATECNCSLGNFDGQVGACGFNSRILSFVYPIRLVRVNEDTMELIRGPDGLCIPCKPGEPGQLVGIIIQQDPLRRFDGYLNQSANNKKIARDVFKKGDQAYLSGDVLVMDELGYVYFRDRTGDTFRWKGENVSTTEVEGTLSRLLDMADVAVYGVEVPGTEGRAGMAAVASSSSSCDLEHLAQLLQKELPQYAHPIFLRFLPELHKTATFKLQKTGLRKEGFDPTVVKDQLFYLDARKGRYVPLDHEAYTRIQAGQEKL, from the exons ATGCTGCTTGGGGCATCTCTGTTGGGGGTGCTGCTGTTCTCCCGGCTGGTGCTGAAACTGCCCTGGACCCAAGTGGGGTTCTCCCTGTTCTTCCTCTACCTGGGGTCTGGCGGCTGGCGCTTCATCCGAATCTTTATCAAGACTGTCAGGCGTGATATCTT tggCGGCACCGTGCTCCTGAGGGTGAAGGCCAAGGTCCGACGGTACCTACGGGAGCGGCGCACAGTGCCCATCCTGTTTGCCGCCACAGTCCAGCGCCACCCAGACAAGACGGCCCTGATCTTTGAGGGCACAGACACGCACTGGACCTTCCGGCAGCTGGACGACTACTCAAACAGTGTGGCCAACTTCCTGCAGGCTCAGGGCCTGGCCTCGGGTGACGTGGCTGCCCTCTTCATGGAGAACCGCAATGAGTTTGTGGGTCTGTGGCTGGGCATGGCCAAGCTGGGCGTGGAGGCAGCGCTCATCAACACCAACCTCCGGCGGGATGCGCTGCTCCACTGCCTGACCTCCTCCCAGGCCCGGGTCCTCGTCTTTGGCAGTGAGATGGCCCCAG CTGTCCTTGAGATCCATGCCAACCTGGACCCCTCGCTCAACCTCTTCTGCTCTGGTCCCTGGGAGCCCAGTGCAGGGCCCGCCGGCACGAAGCACCTGGACCCGCTACTGGAAGATGCCCCCAAGCACCAGCCCAGCCGTCCCAACAAGGGCTTCGTAG ATAAGCTCTTCTACATCTACACGTCAGGCACCACCGGGCTGCCCAAAGCTGCCATCGTGGTGCATAGCAG GTATTACCGGATGGCTGCCCTGGTGTACTATGGCTTCCGCATGCGGCCCGACGACATCGTCTATGACTGCCTCCCCCTCTACCACTCTGCAG GAAACATCGTGGGGATGGGGCAGTGCCTGATCCACGGCATGACCGTGGTGATCCGGAAGAAGTTCTCGGCTTCCCGCTTCTGGGACGACTGTATCAAGTACAACTGCACG ATTGTGCAGTACATCGGCGAGCTGTGCCGCTACCTCCTGAACCAGCCACCCCGGGAGGTGGAGGGTCAGCACCGGGTGCGCATGGCGCTTGGCAACGGCCTCCGCCAGTCCATCTGGACCGAATTCTCTAGCCGCTTCCACATCCCCCAGGTGGCCGAGTTCTATGGGGCCACGGAGTGCAACTGCAGCCTGGGCAACTTCGATGGCCAG GTGGGAGCCTGTGGCTTCAACAGCCGCATCCTGTCCTTCGTGTACCCCATCCGGCTGGTTCGTGTCAACGAGGACACCATGGAGCTGATCCGGGGCCCTGACGGCCTTTGCATTCCCTGCAAGCCAG GTGAGCCGGGCCAGCTGGTGGGCATCATCATCCAGCAAGACCCCTTGCGGCGCTTCGACGGCTACTTGAACCAGAGCGCCAACAACAAGAAGATCGCCCGGGATGTCTTCAAGAAGGGGGACCAGGCCTACCTCAGTG GTGACGTGCTGGTGATGGACGAGCTGGGCTACGTGTATTTCCGCGACCGCACGGGGGACACGTTCCGCTGGAAAGGCGAGAACGTGTCCACCACCGAGGTGGAGGGCACGCTCAGCCGCCTGCTGGACATGGCCGACGTGGCCGTGTATGGCGTCGAGGTgccag ggaccgagggccgGGCTGGCATGGCTGCCGTGGCCAGCTCCTCCAGCAGCTGTGACCTGGAGCACTTAGCCCAGCTCCTGCAGAAGGAGCTGCCGCAGTACGCCCACCCCATCTTCCTGCGCTTTCTGCCCGAGCTGCACAAGACAG CGACCTTCAAGCTACAGAAGACAGGACTACGGAAGGAGGGCTTTGACCCAACAGTTGTGAAAGACCAGCTGTTCTACCTGGATGCCCGGAAGGGCCGCTACGTCCCGCTGGACCACGAGGCCTACACTCGCATCCAGGCGGGCCAGGAGAAGCTGTGA